In one Lolium rigidum isolate FL_2022 chromosome 3, APGP_CSIRO_Lrig_0.1, whole genome shotgun sequence genomic region, the following are encoded:
- the LOC124702161 gene encoding RNA pseudouridine synthase 5-like, producing MAATGETPLSQGNYPFGRPWPELNEGLSYTDTFRCADAETTTTLIDFYSENYKSSAPLPGWIHRIRNGQITVDGQVVTDPDMILREGSKLVYHRLAWQEPSAPHLLQVLYEDEDMVALNKPSGLQVLPKGLFQQRTVLIQLQWKEWKMPPSSRSKRKDVQLHPVPVHRLGRGTSGLLLCAKTKLAKVRLASYFAEGAINARKKRDETEVGKERKISKFYRALVTGILKNDEDVVTQPIGLVHYPGVAEGLYVACSSGKPAMSKVCVLERLARQNQSLVQVEIHSGRPHQIRIHLAYIGHPLVDDPLYGIGGQPKFDDLESSSTDVSFAYDGGYERPLQPVPGDCGYHLHAHWLVLCHPTTNKMLKITAPLPHILQTQQERCDQQVDA from the exons ATGGCCGCCACCGGAGAAACTCCGCTGTCGCAGGGGAACTACCCCTTCGGGAGGCCATGGCCGGAGCTCAACGAAGGACTCTCCTACACCGACACGTTCCGGTGCGCTG ATGCGGAAACCACCACCACCTTGATCGATTTCTACTCCGAGAACTACAAGAGCTCCGCGCCATTGCCCGG GTGGATTCATAGGATTCGTAATGGCCAG ATAACAGTTGATGGTCAAGTTGTCACTGATCCAGATATGATCCTCCG GGAGGGTTCTAAATTGGTATATCATCGTCTCGCATGGCAGGAGCCATCTGCACCACATTTGCTTCAAGTGCTTTATGAAGATGAGGACATG GTTGCCCTTAATAAGCCTTCCGGTTTGCAAGTTCTGCCTAAAGGACTCTTCCAGCAGCGCACTGTTCTAATACAGCTTCAGTGGAAAGAGTGGAAGATGCCCCCATCAAGCCGCTCCAAGAGAAAAGATGTGCAATTGCATCCTGTACCTGTTCATCGATTAGGAAGGGGCACATCag GTCTACTTCTTTGTGCCAAGACAAAGCTTGCCAAAGTTCGACTTGCCTCTTATTTTGCAGAAGGTGCTATAAATGCTAGGAAAAAAAG GGATGAAACAGAGGTCGGCAAAGAACGAAAAATTTCAAAATTCTATCGAGCATTAGTAACTGGTATACTTAAAAATGATGAG gATGTGGTTACTCAACCCATAGGACTGGTTCATTACCCTGGAGTTGCAGAGGGTCTTTATGTAGCATGTTCCTCAG GGAAGCCAGCAATGAGCAAAGTTTGCGTACTTGAGAGACTTGCACGGCAAAATCAATCGCTGGTTCAG GTCGAAATTCATTCAGGACGGCCTCACCAAATAAGGATACACCTTGCATACATTGGACACCCTCTTGTTG ATGATCCTCTCTATGGTATTGGTGGGCAGCCTAAATTTGATGACCTGGAATCTAGTAGTACGGATGTTTCTTTCGCATACGACGG AGGTTATGAGAGACCTTTACAGCCTGTTCCTGGAGACTGTGGGTATCACTTACATGCGCATTGGCTGGTCCTTTGTCATCCAACTACAAATAAG ATGCTGAAGATAACTGCCCCTTTGCCACATATCCTACAGACTCAACAGGAGCGATGCGATCAGCAAGTTGATGCTTGA
- the LOC124702159 gene encoding alpha-taxilin-like, producing MEASPATRLPEADALPDGFVESSSADQAPPTSSAPAPAAAGSPHPALGPDHEAATADNGSETLGALSSSSTAADTLRGLDLNVAWEPETDPGQQGPAADIGEAKDSMKESFVVEQAEPLAIQKESVEPKRKAVKKGSKLEKDRELLELAQRYHRVVAERDAAIAVKEKLESLCREFQRQNKMLKEECQRVSTQGQNFRTDMSDKFENAMKAVGVKLEEQKNECIAQFEENNSLRNKLKELADQYNIIQQKYAHQLKEKTLELELADLKVKQHQAKAAQEHAQMVLYAEQVSQLVSTEKTLRVQLAADGEKFQQFQDALSKSNETFESYRREMEQMVKVIKGFRKQNAALKSKCENSDVALVKLIEEREVMKKQLDKYKNQKEKLESLCRSLQAERKQSPSLNTPDATTSDQADLTANQESANQESEMSEA from the exons ATGGAAGCCTCGCCGGCGACGCGTCTCCCGGAGGCGGACGCGCTCCCCGACGGCTTCGTTGAGAGCTCCTCCGCCGACCAGGCCCCACCCACCtcctccgcccccgcccccgccgccgccggttccCCTCACCCCGCCCTCGGCCCCGATCAcgaggccgccaccgccgacaACGGCAGCGAAACCCTAGGcgctctctcttcctcctccaccgccgccgataCCCTTCGGGGCCTCGATCTGAACGTCGCTTGGGAGCCGGAGACCGATCCCGGGCAGCAGGGGCCCGCCGCAGACATAGGAG AGGCTAAGGATTCGATGAAGGAGAGCTTTGTGGTAGAGCAGGCAGAACCTCTGGCGATCCAAAAG GAGAGCGTTGAGCCGAAGCGTAAGGCTGTGAAGAAGGGCAGTAAGCTGGAGAAGGACAGGGAGCTGCTGGAACTTGCACAGAGGTACCATAGAGTGGTAGCAGAGAGGGATGCAG CTATTGCAGTTAAAGAAAAATTAGAATCTCTTTGTAGGGAATTTCAGCGCCAAAACAAAATGTTAAAG gAAGAGTGCCAAAGGGTGTCAACACAGGGGCAGAACTTTCGGACGGACATGTCTGACAAATTTGAGAATGCTATGAAG GCTGTTGGTGTCAAGCTTGAGGAGCAGAAAAATGAATGCATTGCTCAGTTCGAAGAGAACAATTC GCTGAGAAATAAACTCAAAGAACTTGCTGATCAGTATAATATCATTCAGCAGAAATATGCTCATCAG TTGAAAGAAAAGACGCTGGAACTTGAGCTTGCTGATCTGAAAGTTAAACAGCATCAAGCGAAGGCAGCACAAGAACATGCCCAAATGGTGTTGTACGCTGAGCAAGTTTCTCAACTTGTCAGTACTGAGAAGACCCTGCGGGTACAGCTAGCTGCCGATggcgaaaaatttcagcagtttcag GATGCTCTATCAAAAAGCAATGAAACCTTTGAGAGTTACAGGAGGGAGATGGAACAG ATGGTGAAGGTAATCAAAGGATTTAGGAAGCAAAATGCAGCCCTGAAGAGCAAATGCGAGAACTCAGATGTTGCTCTTGTGAAGCTCATCGAGGAG CGTGAGGtgatgaagaagcaactggacaaATATAAGAACCAAAAGGAGAAGCTCGAGTCCCTGTGCCGGTCACTGCAGGCAGAAAGGAAGCAAAGCCCCTCTCTCAACACTCCTGATGCCACCACCTCTGACCAAGCGGATCTTACAGCGAATCAGGAGTCAGCGAATCAGGAGTCAGAGATGTCTGAAGCCTGA
- the LOC124702162 gene encoding lipid phosphate phosphatase gamma-like: MAGEYQEMAASVPPALKAITLTHVRYPRGDRLGLFLAWVSLIPVFISLGGFVSHFMFRRELQGICFAVGLLLSQALNELIKRSVAQSRPAYCELLETCDSHGWPSSHAQYTFFFATYLSLFVLRRSTASRVTAALSWPLAFLTMLSRVYLGYHTVPQVCAGAVVGLVCGAIWYWVANTILVEYFPMIEESAIGRWLYIKDTSHILDVLKFEYDNARAARKKVATD; encoded by the exons ATGGCGGGGGAGTACCAGGAGATGGCGGCGTCGGTGCCGCCGGCGCTGAAGGCGATCACGCTCACGCACGTCCGCTACCCGCGCGGGGACcggctcggcctcttcctcgcctGGGTCTCGCTCATCCCGGTCTTCATCTCCCTCGGCGGCTTCGTCTCCCACTTCATGTTCCGCCGCGAGCTGCAGGGCATCTGCTTCGCCGTGGGGCTCCTCCTCTCGCAGGCCCTCAACGAGCTCATCAAGCGCTCCGTCGCGCAGTCCCGCCCGGCCTACTGCGAGCTGCTCGAGACCTGCGACTCCCACGGCTGGCCCTCCAGCCACGCGCAGTACACCTTCTTCTTCGCCACCTACCTCTCGCTCTTCGTGCTCCGACGGTCCACCGCCAGCCGCGTCACCGCCGCCCTCTCCTGGCCGCTCGCCTTCCTCACCATGCTCTCCAGGGTCTACCTCGGATACCACACCGTGCCGCAG GTTTGCGCCGGAGCAGTAGTGGGCCTTGTATGTGGTGCTATCTGGTACTGGGTTGCCAACACCATTCTTGTTGAATACTTCCCAATGATAGAGGAAAGCGCAATTGGAAGGTGGTTGTATATCAAGGATACTTCACATATTCTAGATGTGCTCAAGTTTGAGTATGACAATGCAAGGGCAGCACGGAAGAAAGTTGCTACTGATTGA
- the LOC124702160 gene encoding alpha-taxilin-like — MEASPATRLPEADALPDGFVESSSADQAPPTSSAPASAAAGSPHPALGPDHEAATVDSGSETLGALSSSSAAADTLRGLDLNVAWEPESAPEQQGPAADIGEAKDSMKESFVVEQAQPLAIQKESVEPKRKAVKKGSKLEKDRELLELAQRYHRVVAERDAAIAVKEKLESLCREFQRQNKMLKEECQRVSTQGQNFRTDMSDKFENAMKAVGVKLEEQKNECIAQFEENNSLRNKLKELADQYNIIQQKYAHQLKEKTLELELADLKVKQHQAKAAQEHAQMVLYAEQVSQLVSTEKTLRVQLAADGEKFQQFQDALSKSNETFESYRREMEQMVKVIKGFRKQNAALKSKCENSDVALVKLIEEREVMKKQLDKYKNQKEKLESLCRSLQAERKQSPSLNTPDATTSDQADLTANQESANQESEMSEA, encoded by the exons ATGGAAGCCTCGCCGGCGACGCGTCTCCCGGAGGCGGACGCGCTCCCCGACGGCTTCGTCGAGAGCTCCTCCGCCGACCAGGCCCCACCCACCTCCTCcgcccccgcctccgccgccgccggttccCCTCATCCCGCCCTCGGCCCCGATCACGAGGCCGCCACCGTCGACAGCGGCAGCGAAACCCTAGGcgctctctcttcctcctccgccgccgccgatacCCTTCGGGGCCTCGATCTGAACGTCGCTTGGGAGCCGGAGAGCGCTCCCGAGCAGCAGGGGCCCGCCGCAGACATCGGAG AGGCTAAGGATTCGATGAAGGAGAGCTTTGTGGTAGAGCAAGCACAACCTCTGGCGATCCAAAAG GAGAGTGTTGAGCCAAAGCGTAAGGCTGTGAAGAAGGGCAGCAAGCTGGAGAAGGACAGGGAGCTGCTGGAACTTGCACAGAGGTACCATAGAGTGGTGGCAGAGAGGGATGCAG CTATTGCAGTTAAAGAAAAATTAGAATCTCTTTGTAGGGAATTTCAGCGCCAAAACAAAATGTTAAAG gAAGAGTGCCAAAGGGTGTCAACACAGGGGCAGAACTTTCGGACGGACATGTCTGACAAATTTGAGAATGCTATGAAG GCTGTTGGTGTCAAGCTTGAGGAGCAGAAAAATGAATGCATTGCTCAGTTCGAAGAGAACAATTC GCTGAGAAATAAACTCAAAGAACTTGCTGATCAGTATAATATCATTCAGCAGAAATATGCTCATCAG TTGAAAGAAAAGACGCTGGAACTTGAGCTTGCTGATCTGAAAGTTAAACAGCATCAAGCGAAGGCAGCACAAGAACATGCCCAAATGGTGTTGTACGCTGAGCAAGTTTCTCAACTTGTCAGTACTGAGAAGACCCTGCGGGTACAGCTAGCTGCCGATggcgaaaaatttcagcagtttcag GATGCTCTATCAAAAAGCAATGAAACCTTTGAGAGTTACAGGAGGGAGATGGAACAG ATGGTGAAGGTAATCAAAGGATTTAGGAAGCAAAATGCAGCCCTGAAGAGCAAATGCGAGAACTCAGATGTTGCTCTTGTGAAGCTCATCGAGGAG CGTGAGGtgatgaagaagcaactggacaaATATAAGAACCAAAAGGAGAAGCTCGAGTCCCTGTGCCGGTCACTGCAGGCAGAAAGGAAGCAAAGCCCCTCTCTCAACACTCCTGATGCCACCACCTCTGACCAAGCGGATCTTACAGCGAATCAGGAGTCAGCGAATCAGGAGTCAGAGATGTCTGAAGCCTGA
- the LOC124697984 gene encoding lipid phosphate phosphatase gamma-like, whose protein sequence is MAGEYQEMAASVPPALKAITLTHVRYPRGDRLGLFLAWVSLIPVFISLGGFVSHFMFRRELQGICFAVGLLLSQVLNELIKRSVAQSRPAYCELLETCDSHGWPSSHAQYTFFFATYLSLFVLRRSTASRVTAALSWPLAFLTMLSRVYLGYHTVPQVCAGAVVGLVCGAIWYWVANTILVEYFPMIEESAIGRWLYIKDTSHILDVLKFEYDNARAARKKVATD, encoded by the exons ATGGCGGGGGAGTACCAGGAGATGGCGGCGTCGGTGCCGCCGGCGCTGAAGGCGATCACGCTCACGCACGTCCGGTACCCGCGTGGCGAccgcctcggcctcttcctcgcctGGGTCTCGCTCATCCCGGTCTTCATCTCGCTCGGCGGCTTCGTCTCCCACTTCATGTTCCGCCGCGAGCTGCAGGGCATCTGCTTCGCCGTGGGGCTCCTCCTCTCGCAGGTCCTCAACGAGCTCATCAAGCGCTCCGTCGCGCAGTCCCGCCCGGCCTACTGCGAGCTGCTCGAGACCTGCGACTCCCACGGCTGGCCATCCAGCCACGCGCAGTACACCTTCTTCTTCGCCACCTACCTCTCGCTCTTCGTGCTCCGACGCTCCACCGCCAGCCGCGTCACCGCCGCCCTCTCCTGGCCGCTCGCCTTCCTCACCATGCTCTCCAGGGTCTACCTCGGATACCACACCGTACCGCAG GTTTGCGCCGGAGCAGTAGTGGGCCTTGTATGTGGTGCTATCTGGTACTGGGTTGCCAACACCATTCTTGTTGAATACTTCCCAATGATAGAGGAAAGCGCAATTGGAAGGTGGTTGTATATCAAGGATACTTCACATATTCTAGATGTGCTCAAGTTTGAGTATGACAATGCAAGGGCAGCACGGAAGAAAGTTGCTACTGATTGA